From Gemmatimonadaceae bacterium:
ATCGAGCACCGTCACGTCGCGCATCCGAATGATCAATACGCGGGGACGCTCGGCGACCTGGCCGAGTGTCTCCTTGAACGTTTCCGCGGCGCCAAAAAACAGCGGGCCCGCGACCTCGAACACGCGCACGCCGTCGGGAATGCGCGCCTGCCACTCGGCCAGGTCGTCGGTATCGGCATCATCGTCGAGCGCGCGGCGTACCTCGTTGATGTTTGCCGTGGTCGCCATTCGGCGAATGAACAGGAACGACGCCAACACGAGACCAACGGCGATCGCCACCGTGAGATCGACCAGGACGGTGAGTCCGAACGTCGTGAGGAGGACTGCAACGTCGCTCCTGGGCGAACGAAGCTCGGCCCGAAAGGTTCGCCACTCGCTCATATGGTACGCGACAATGACGAGAATGCCGGCGAGCGTCGCCAGCGGCACGAGCGCGGCGTAACGGCCGAAAAACAATGTGACGAGCAGCAGCGTGAGGGCGTGCGTCATTCCCGCGATGGGTGTGCGACCACCGTTCTTGACGTTCGTCGCGGTGCGTGCGATCGCGCCCGTCGCGGGGATGCCGCCGAACAGCGGCGACGCGATGTTCGCCACGCCTTGCGCCACGAGCTCCATGTTCGAGCGGTGACGGCCGCCGATCATGCCATCCGCAACGACAGCCGAGAGCAGCGATTCGATCGCCGCCAGCATGGCGATCGTGAATGCGGGTCCGACGAGCCCCGTGATTTGCTCGACCGACAGATGCGGGAGCTGCGGGTGCGGCACCGAGGGATCGATCGGCCCGAAGTGACTGCCGATCGTCTCGACCGGCCAATGTCCGAGGTACACCACGAGTGTCGTTGCGATGAGCGCCACGAACGGCCCGGGGATGCGCCGATTGATGCGCGGCCACACGATGAGGATCGCGAGCGTGAGCGTCGATACGACGAGCGCCGCCGGAGTGAATGCGCGTGCGTGTTCGATGAACGCACTCCACTTCGGCAGAAACGCCGCAGGTACGGCGCCCATGCGCAGGCCGACGAGGTCCTTGACCTCGCTCGAGAAGATGATGACGGCGATTCCGCTCGTGAACCCCGTAATGACCGGATGCGGAATGAACTTGATCAAGCCGCCCAAGCCGGATAGTCCCATGACGACGAGCAGCGCACCGGCCATGAACGTCGCGACGGTGAGACCGTCGATGCCGTACTTCTGAACGATCCCGTAGACGATCACGACGAACGCGCCCGTTGGTCCGCCGATCTGCACGCGCGATCCGCCGAGCGCGGAGATCAGGAACCCGGCGACGATCGCGGTCCAGAGGCCGCGCCCGGGCGTGACCCCGCTGGCGATCGCGAAGGCAATCGCCAGCGGAATGGCGACGATGCCGACGATGACGCCGGCGATGACATCGCGGCCGAACTGGGCGCGGTCATACGTCTTTAACGTTGTAACAAGTTTTGGAAGCAGCACTCGAGGCGGGGAATAGCTGTCAGGCAGTGTAGCACGTGGGCGCCGCTGTTCTGTCAGGGGTTTCCTGACATTCGTCGGTTGCTCGCCCGACACCGCGCCGGCGCCCGATCGCCGAGCTTCCCTGGCATGACCGCATTCGTCAACGCAGCACCACGCGTACAGTATCATGGGCTCGGCGAGGGATGGCCGCACGGCATTCTCGTCGCGAGCGACGGTCGCACGCCTGCCGACGCCGCGCTCCGCGCGGCGCGCCATCTCGCTCCGATGGGTTCGTTCGGAGTGCTCTCGGTGATTCCAAGCAACACGTCGACGACGCCGTTCGACGCGCGCGTCGATCCCACTGATGCGGCAGAGCAGCTGGCACTGGTGAAGGCGCAGATTGAGCGCCTGTTCGGCGACTCGGTGAGCGTGCCGATCGAGACGCGCGCCGGCTACCCACCGGCCGTCATCTCCGCGTATGCCGACACGCACGAATCGGCGCTGCTGATCGTCGGCATCGGCCGACCCCGTGTGCTCGATCGGTTGAGCGGCGACGAATCGGCGCTTCGTCTCGTGCGACTGAGTCGCACGCCGGTCCTTGTCGTCGCCGAAGGGCGCGCGACGCCGCCCCGTCGCGTCATCGTCGGCATGGACTTTACGCCGACGAGCGTGGAGGCGGCGACCCTTGCGCGCGAGCTCGCCGCGCCGGACGCCGGGATCGTGCTGGCCCACGTCGGCACGCCCGACGGACGCGCGATGCCCGAGTTGGGCATGCGGCGCATGGTGGAGACGCTGCAGACCGGATTCTGCGGTCGCATCACATCGCGGATGCTGCGCGGCGATCCGGCGACGGAGCTGCTCTCGCTCGCGAGTGAGTGGTCGGCGGACGCGCTCGCGATAGGCATGCACGGGCATGGGGCACTGGATCGCGTCGCGATCGGACCGGTGGCGATGCGCGTGGTGCGCTGCGCGAATTGTTCGGTGATCGTCACGCCGCGCGCGAGAGTCCGGGCAAATCCGGACGGCTGAACGCGGGACGGACATACGGCCAACGGCCGACAGACGAAACCATGCAAACGCGTGCACGATGAGATCAACGGAGGCACGTCATGACCAAGACTGTTCGCGAGCGCGCGGAAACGCGTCGCTCGCGCGTCGCCGCCCCCCGCCCGATGGAAGTACGCGTGCTGTTGGCGACCGCCGGCGAGCCCGAATCACGCGGTGCGGCCACGGTGGCGGCCGCAATCGCCAAACGGTATCACGCACCTGTGCTGGCGCTGGGCGTCGTCACGCCGTTCCCGCACAACCTCTCGACGATCACGTCGATGCGGCATCCCGTCGCGCTCGACGAGACGAGCCGACTCGAGGTGCTCGAAGCCGTTCGGCAAGCGGTCCACCAGTTCTCCGCGGGTGAGTGGGAGACGCGCGCGGTCATCGGCGATCCGGCGTCTACCATCGACGATCTCGCGCGACAGTGGGGCGCCACGCTGATTGTGACCGGACTTGGCCGCCACA
This genomic window contains:
- the sulP gene encoding sulfate permease; translated protein: MLLPKLVTTLKTYDRAQFGRDVIAGVIVGIVAIPLAIAFAIASGVTPGRGLWTAIVAGFLISALGGSRVQIGGPTGAFVVIVYGIVQKYGIDGLTVATFMAGALLVVMGLSGLGGLIKFIPHPVITGFTSGIAVIIFSSEVKDLVGLRMGAVPAAFLPKWSAFIEHARAFTPAALVVSTLTLAILIVWPRINRRIPGPFVALIATTLVVYLGHWPVETIGSHFGPIDPSVPHPQLPHLSVEQITGLVGPAFTIAMLAAIESLLSAVVADGMIGGRHRSNMELVAQGVANIASPLFGGIPATGAIARTATNVKNGGRTPIAGMTHALTLLLVTLFFGRYAALVPLATLAGILVIVAYHMSEWRTFRAELRSPRSDVAVLLTTFGLTVLVDLTVAIAVGLVLASFLFIRRMATTANINEVRRALDDDADTDDLAEWQARIPDGVRVFEVAGPLFFGAAETFKETLGQVAERPRVLIIRMRDVTVLDSTAMHALKDVMRRCHSDGTRLLLSDVQSQPLAALERSGLLEEIGRANVAPDIESALAAAGG
- a CDS encoding universal stress protein, giving the protein MTAFVNAAPRVQYHGLGEGWPHGILVASDGRTPADAALRAARHLAPMGSFGVLSVIPSNTSTTPFDARVDPTDAAEQLALVKAQIERLFGDSVSVPIETRAGYPPAVISAYADTHESALLIVGIGRPRVLDRLSGDESALRLVRLSRTPVLVVAEGRATPPRRVIVGMDFTPTSVEAATLARELAAPDAGIVLAHVGTPDGRAMPELGMRRMVETLQTGFCGRITSRMLRGDPATELLSLASEWSADALAIGMHGHGALDRVAIGPVAMRVVRCANCSVIVTPRARVRANPDG